The genome window TCGTAATATAAACGATGCGTTACAGGCAGGGGATATAGATGAAAAAAACAGGTGTTGTTTTCCCGGGCCAGGGTTCACAGTATGTCGGGATGGGGAAAGGATTATATGATACCTTTGAAGATGTGAGGGAATATTTCACCATTGCGGACAAAACCCTCGGTTTCCCCATAACGGAACTCTGTTTCAACGGACCGGAAGATGAATTAAGACAGACATATAATACACAGCCAGCGCTCCTTCTCAACAGCTATGTCGTCTGGCAGACCCTCAGGAAGGCCACGGGCATATCACCGTACCTCCTTGCGGGACACAGTCTCGGAGAATATACGGCGCTTTGCGCAAGCGGTTTCTTTGCCTTTGAAGATGCCCTGCGGATGACAAGGAAGAGAGGTCTTCTGATGG of Syntrophorhabdaceae bacterium contains these proteins:
- a CDS encoding ACP S-malonyltransferase, whose translation is MKKTGVVFPGQGSQYVGMGKGLYDTFEDVREYFTIADKTLGFPITELCFNGPEDELRQTYNTQPALLLNSYVVWQTLRKATGISPYLLAGHSLGEYTALCASGFFAFEDALRMTRKRGLLMEEACPKGKGGMVALIGADMAKIGPVLQEISHDDYVAVPANL